One genomic window of Conger conger chromosome 9, fConCon1.1, whole genome shotgun sequence includes the following:
- the LOC133136800 gene encoding zinc fingers and homeoboxes protein 2-like — MASRRKSTIPCMIRINEMIEQDDSEDMDVSSNGTVENNSSQTLPTAELAPEREMEMEMEREREKPEAETRLQRKQQGGYECKYCPFSTQNLNDFKEHVDSNHPNVILNPLYLCAVCNFNTKKFDTLTEHNEKYHPGENNFKFKRIKMNSQTILEQTIEGLNGAVGHDAATVQGAEGFATFPLGKSATGKIGKPKMDNKQIFHKGEKLENHVDALITKDQITAVNVNGTVIIPEATIKEGLSHVMPLLQRPPNYNMVPKIAVPLNTTKYNPSLDSNATLITSFNKFPYPTHAELSWLTAQSKHPEEQIKVWFTTQRLKQGITWSPEEVEEARKKMFNGSIPPLHQTFTVLPNPLTQPAKVTQPLIQTVPCQLLGQSSLVLTTVANGSTMTCPPVTLTVSNQVETFKRPLPAPTVAPEVKRSMVGLKAAPVLGFTGKRPTPAQVAAPDVKRGMSGSLGALEGKWPMAPPAVPPEMKRSMAPPIVPEMKRPLVTPVVAPELKRPMGPPLLPPLLPPVLTPETKRPVLSPLIGPDGKWSPGPSPELKQTIIAPVMSSEVKRPTIIKSIQPSLKAASPIPSFPLDCRKTRDHITEMQACQVKNQLPEDKEVHRLIETSGVSQANMKNSFSDKHYHNHKAAPLLAVDLLPKDMLRKSIPTQFPLLERVKGKTSEQLKILEDSFQRSSFPTLGEIDGLVTETRLSKNEINSWFSERRALRDNLEQALLNSMSSKKAHVEERQRKGMQNGIHELEGQTRKSPLPIVAPLTCPTAIDGASLGQLKNVFALTRWPSPEEYNNLEVQTGLARTDIVRWFKDSRLALKSGTLEWMELFLKLSDKDQNGLGSPASTEYTQSIPRQYYPDGKAQRDKDVRKFTEGAALSSQEIKNWFANNLGQNASDSKNGIQDGRAREDHGGWVKMTVGVDGGLTGQEMVSDTENVAEDISGRVTG, encoded by the coding sequence ATGGCTAGTCGAAGGAAGTCAACCATCCCATGCATGATTCGAATTAATGAGATGATTGAGCAGGATGACTCTGAGGACATGGACGTCTCCTCTAATGGCACGGTGGAGAATAACTCGTCCCAGACTCTGCCCACTGCAGAGTTGGCtccggagagagagatggagatggagatggagagggagagggagaagccaGAGGCAGAGACTCGGCTACAGCGGAAGCAGCAAGGAGGCTATGAGTGCAAGTACTGTCCCTTCTCCACGCAGAACCTGAATGACTTTAAAGAGCACGTGGACTCCAACCATCCCAATGTCATACTGAACCCTCTTTacttgtgtgcagtgtgcaattTCAACACAAAGAAGTTTGACACCCTGACAGAGCACAATGAGAAGTATCATCCCGGGGAAAACAACTTCAAGTTCAAGCGGATCAAAATGAACAGCCAGACCATCCTGGAGCAGACAATCGAGGGTTTAAATGGTGCAGTCGGCCATGACGCTGCTACTGTTCAAGGTGCTGAGGGCTTTGCCACGTTCCCTTTGGGCAAATCAGCCACCGGGAAGATTGGCAAGCCAAAAATGGACAACAAACAGATTTTCCACAAAGGGGAAAAGTTGGAGAATCATGTAGATGCGCTCATCACAAAAGACCAAATCACTGCTGTAAACGTGAACGGGACTGTTATCATCCCTGAAGCGACTATAAAGGAAGGGCTGTCTCACGTTATGCCATTATTGCAGCGACCACCGAATTATAACATGGTACCAAAAATCGCTGTCCCACTGAACACCACCAAATACAATCCCTCGTTGGACAGCAATGCCACCTTAATCACATCCTTCAACAAGTTTCCCTACCCAACCCATGCTGAGCTTTCCTGGCTGACGGCACAATCCAAGCACCCAGAGGAGCAAATCAAAGTCTGGTTTACCACTCAGCGGCTAAAGCAAGGTATCACCTGGTCCccggaggaggtggaggaggcccgtaagaaaatgtttaatgGCTCCATCCCACCTCTGCATCAAACCTTTACTGTTCTGCCTAACCCATTGACCCAGCCAGCCAAAGTCACCCAGCCCCTTATTCAGACTGTCCCATGCCAGCTCCTTGGACAGTCTAGCTTAGTGTTGACGACTGTTGCCAATGGGTCAACCATGACCTGTCCTCCTGTTACACTGACTGTATCAAACCAAGTGGAAACCTTCAAGAGGCCCTTGCCAGCCCCAACAGTGGCCCCCGAGGTGAAGCGCTCCATGGTCGGGCTGAAGGCAGCACCGGTGTTGGGCTTTACGGGGAAGAGGCCCACTCCAGCCCAGGTGGCAGCCCCAGATGTGAAGCGGGGGATGTCCGGTTCACTTGGGGCCCTAGAAGGGAAATGGCCCATGGCACCCCCAGCAGTGCCCCCTGAAATGAAGAGGTCCATGGCACCCCCAATTGTCCCAGAAATGAAGCGACCCCTTGTAACCCCAGTTGTTGCACCTGAGCTGAAACGGCCTATGGGACCCCCATTATTGCCCCCATTATTGCCCCCAGTATTGACTCCTGAAACTAAGCGCCCTGTACTTTCCCCGCTGATCGGCCCTGATGGCAAGTGGTCTCCAGGTCCAAGTCCTGAACTCAAACAGACCATAATAGCCCCTGTGATGTCCTCTGAAGTGAAGCGGCCAACCATCATAAAATCCATTCAGCCTTCTCTCAAGGCAGCCTCCCCTATCCCCAGCTTTCCCTTGGACTGCAGGAAAACAAGAGATCACATCACAGAGATGCAAGCCTGTCAAGTCAAGAACCAGCTTCCTGAAGACAAGGAGGTACATCGGCTAATCGAGACCAGCGGTGTCTCCCAGGCTAACATGAAAAACTCTtttagtgacaagcattatcaTAACCACAAGGCCGCGCCACTTTTGGCTGTTGATCTTCTGCCGAAAGACATGCTGAGAAAATCTATCCCCACTCAGTTTCCTCTTTTGGAGAGAGTCAAAGGGAAGACCTCTGAGCAGCTCAAGATTTTAGAAGACAGTTTCCAGAGGAGCAGCTTTCCAACACTTGGTGAAATTGATGGCCTTGTGACCGAAACCAGACTTTCCAAGAATGAAATCAACAGCTGGTTTTCGGAGCGCCGAGCCCTGCGGGATAACTTGGAGCAAGCCCTCCTGAACTCCATGAGTTCAAAGAAGGCACACGTCGAAGAGAGGCAGCGAAAAGGAATGCAGAATGGCATTCACGAGCTGGAGGGCCAAACCAGGAAGTCCCCCCTTCCCATCGTCGCTCCTCTCACATGTCCCACGGCTATAGACGGAGCATCACTGGGGCAGCTCAAAAACGTTTTTGCACTAACACGGTGGCCTTCACCTGAGGAATACAATAACCTGGAGGTCCAGACCGGCCTGGCCCGCACGGACATCGTCCGCTGGTTCAAGGACAGCCGGCTGGCCCTAAAGAGCGGGACCTTAGAGTGGATGGAGCTGTTCCTGAAACTGAGCGACAAAGACCAGAACGGCCTGGGCTCACCAGCAAGCACTGAATATACCCAGAGTATCCCCAGACAGTACTACCCGGACGGGAAGGCACAGCGAGACAAGGATGTCAGGAAGTTCACAGAAGGTGCCGCACTCAGCAGCCAGGAAATCAAAAACTGGTTTGCCAACAATCTGGGACAGAATGCATCAGACAGCAAGAATGGCATCCAGGACGGACGAGCCAGAGAGGATCATGGGGGCTGGGTGAAAATGACGGTTGGGGTGGACGGAGGTTTAACTGGACAGGAGATGGTCTCGGATACAGAAAACGTGGCAGAAGACATCTCCGGGAGGGTGACAGGATAA